Genomic DNA from Chlorogloeopsis sp. ULAP01:
CAGTAGAAATGGCACAGGAAGCACAGCAAAAATCCAAACGCCCTGAAATCAAAAAGCTAGCCGACGAAATCATCAAAGCCCAGAACCAAGAAATTACTCAGATGAAACAGTGGCGCACAGCCTGGTATCCCAACGTTGGAAATAAACCAATGGCTTACGATACCCAACAAAGAAAGACGGTAGAAATGTCATCACAGCAAATAAAAGACATGATGATGAGTACAAACTTGGGTGCTGCCGATCAAGAATTTGACTTGCGCTTTATCAATGCAATGATTCCTCACCATGAAGCTGCTGTGACTATGGCTAAAGATACCTTACAAAAGTCTCAGCGTTCTGAAATTAAGAAATTGGCTCAAAATATTATCAGTTCGCAAGATGCAGAGATTAACCAAATGAAGCAGTGGAGAAAAGCTTGGTACAACCAGTAAAACCAAGCATATAGCCGACACCTTAAATGGTGCCGCTACACAGACAAAGCCTGCCTTTGCAGGCTTAGTTCTGATAGTCTCAGGTTTTAGCCTGTAGGCTTGAGTGAAGTGTATTGAGTTCTAGAGTGATTTTGAGAGTGATCGCAACTCAATTTCATCTTAATTTCATTTCTCAGTGAAACATTAGTAGAAGAGTATTTTTAAATCCAATACCTTTGCCAAAATCTAACACCCTAGAAGGGTGTCGCTATACGGACAAAGGCTGCGGAGGCAGCCTGTAAGAATTACAGCCCATGGAGATGGGCTTTGTTTGTGTAGCCTCAGGCTTCCAGCCTGTGGGCGTTTCTCTCTGTATTCAAGGAATTTTGAAGCGCGATGTCTAACTCTGTGCGTTCCCAACCACCTATATTAATTAGTTGTGTTTCTGGTACATTAGCAAGCCTGCTGTTACTAGCAACTCCCACAATTGTTATGGCACACGCCGGGCATGGAGATGAATTTCATCAAGGAAACCAAGCCACTCCAACTACTAACTCAATTAAAGTTGATGCCCAAACAGCGCAACGGTTGGGAATTAAAATTGAGCCAGTCAAACGTCAGCGCCTCGCAGTTGGCATTAAAACCACCGGGCAAATTGAAACTCTCCCCAACCAAAAAGTAGAAGTAACAACTCCTATTTCTGGAGCGAAAGTAGTTGAATTATTGGTAGAACCTGGTGTATCAGTAAAAAAAGGTCAACCCCTTGCTGTTTTAACTAGCCCTGATTTAGTGACACTGCGAGTTGAATCACAAGAAAAACTAGCACAAGCTCAAGCTGACTTACAACAAGCACAAGCAGACTTAAGATTAGCTCAACAAAACTACGATCGCTATCAACAAATAGCTGACTCTGAAATTGCTCAAGCCCAAAGCCAAGTCTCATTTGCCCAAGAAAAGTATGACAAAGACAAGCAGTTAACCGATGCTGGTGCTTTGCCTCGTCGCAATGCCCTTGAATCCCAAACTCAATTAGCCCAAGCAAAAGCCGAACTAACCAAAGCCAATAGTCGCCGCGATGTCATCGAGGCAGAAAATCAACTCAAACGCGCTCAAGCAGGGGTGGAAGTAGCAAAAAAACGTATAAGTCTCAGCAATACTACTTATGAAACGCGCCTGCAACAATTGGGAAATAGCGCTAATGCGAAGGGACTAGTGACGGTAACGGCTCCGATTTCCGGTAAAGTTGCTGACAGAGAAATAACTATCGGTCAATCCTTTGAGGATGCAGGTGGCAAGCTCATGACAATCGTGAATGATAGTCGAGTTTTTGCTACAGCTAATATTTATGAAAAAGATTTAGATAAGGTAAGAACTGGTCAGAGAATTAGGCTAAAAGTTGCTAGTATGCCTGAGCGTACCTTTTCTGGACGAATTTCCCGAATTGGTGCAGTAGTAGAAGC
This window encodes:
- a CDS encoding DUF305 domain-containing protein, translating into MDVKPMQTISWKTGFLAFASVAIASLTGGVLTACSTTASQNQSQIPNTTTTATDASGRQHMNHDSMHHGHGMNHNMVMDLGPADANYDLYFIDAMIPHHQGAVEMAQEAQQKSKRPEIKKLADEIIKAQNQEITQMKQWRTAWYPNVGNKPMAYDTQQRKTVEMSSQQIKDMMMSTNLGAADQEFDLRFINAMIPHHEAAVTMAKDTLQKSQRSEIKKLAQNIISSQDAEINQMKQWRKAWYNQ
- a CDS encoding efflux RND transporter periplasmic adaptor subunit, with amino-acid sequence MSNSVRSQPPILISCVSGTLASLLLLATPTIVMAHAGHGDEFHQGNQATPTTNSIKVDAQTAQRLGIKIEPVKRQRLAVGIKTTGQIETLPNQKVEVTTPISGAKVVELLVEPGVSVKKGQPLAVLTSPDLVTLRVESQEKLAQAQADLQQAQADLRLAQQNYDRYQQIADSEIAQAQSQVSFAQEKYDKDKQLTDAGALPRRNALESQTQLAQAKAELTKANSRRDVIEAENQLKRAQAGVEVAKKRISLSNTTYETRLQQLGNSANAKGLVTVTAPISGKVADREITIGQSFEDAGGKLMTIVNDSRVFATANIYEKDLDKVRTGQRIRLKVASMPERTFSGRISRIGAVVEAETRVVSVQAEINNIGGQLKPGMFAELEVMTNQASDAQLVIPSSAVVDVNGKKTVYVQNGNAYQPIEVSLGQTSGDLIEVKTGLFEGDLIVTQRAPQLYAQSLRGGAKTTDTTKETPAQATEVKTSSLPVPLWLLGVGGGGVIATIAFMAGVYITSRRNQSQQLVLIGSSSELDTSARDTETHHISKNSTTDGHR